The genomic window TAATGGGATCTCACTAACACAAAACTATCCATTTTATTTCCTGGAATAAAGTACATTACAAACTATTTACTAATACATCATGTTGcagagaaaacaaacagtaaattcATCAACTGTACTCAAGactctttttctatttatttctgagCAAAGTATCTGCTGGAGGTAGTGTCTTCCTTACTTGACAGCTGCCAGCAAAGGAAAGCACAGATGACACTCACAGATACATCAGAATACACAAACCACATCTCATAGCAAGGAGTCAACAGAACTCCATGAGGAAATGCTTTTAGTCAGTGTGTAAAGATTACTTAAATGAACAAAGAATTAATCTTAAAAATAGAAGTGGaatcaaaggatactatcaagaaagtatAAAGACCACCCACAGAACggaagaacatatttgcaaatcatacagcTGATAAggatctagtatccagaatacataaagaactctctacaaacttttataaaataaataagtcctggggaggTAATTACAGCATGGTAACtgtagctaataatactgtattgcatatttgaaagttgctaagagaacaggtcttaaaagttctcatcaccagaaacaaaaaatttttttgtaactatgtgtggcgATAGATACTAACTAGACTTAttctggtgatcattttgcaacatacaCAAATATTGATTCATTATGTTGTATagctgaaactaatataatgttgtatgtcaattatacctcaataaaaaataaataaaaggacttaaaacttgggaaaaaaaaaaagaagaagtgggaGAGGGACAGACCTTCAAAAGTTCAAATAAGTGACTGAACCAGAAAAACTGTAAAATCAGGCATTAAGTCACAGTGACGCCACCGTGGCCTGGAAGCAGCAATCTGTACATTAATACCTGGAGCTGAGCTGAGATGGGTTAAAAGCAATGATGTGATCTGATCTGAAGAGGGAATGTGAAGTAGTGTTCAGGGCTCCAGAATGAAGTAGGCTCTACAGAGCTCAAAATCATCCTATGGGCAGGCATGGGGCCTGGTATGTTTCTCAAAGGTGTTCAGTGGATGTTGGCTGGTTCCTTTGGcttaaaggataaaaacaaaaaaacaaagaaactcatAACTCAATcataaaaactataaatacaGTTTTATATCTTGGTTGTTTCACTTAACACTATGTCAGGACCACTTTCccacatcatttaaaaaaaattttcataacaTCTTTAATGGTGCCAAtgaactcttatttttaaaaattacatggaGAATCCTTAAAAGGGCATATTATGAACACTGTTTGACAACAAAGTAGATAACCTATATGAAacggacaaattcttagaaagacaCAGACTTCTAagactgactcaagaagaaaaagaaaatctgaacaaacctgtaacaagtaaagagactgaattaGTTAACTTtaaactttcccacaaagaaaagctcaggccCAAGAGCTTTACTCATGAACGCCACCAAATGGTTAAAGAAGAATTATTACCAATTCTTcataaactcttccagaaaacagaagagaagggaaaacttCCTAActaattctatgaggccagtattagcctgatacccaaaccagacaaagtcatggaaagaaaataaaactgcagaCCAATGTCCCTCATGAATTTGATGCAATATGAATCAAtacaaaaatcctgaacaaaataccAGTATACTGAAagcagcaacatataaaaaggattatataccatgaccaagtgggatttatcgtAGGATTGCAAGACCAATTTAACATCCAAAAGTCagttaatgtaatacaccatattaatagaatgaaggacaaaaaccacgATTGCCTGAATACCAGCAAAAAAGGCATCTGAGAAAACCCAAcaccctttcataataaaaaacactcaacaaactaggaatagaaagaaacttcctcaatctgataaagggcatctacaaaaaccccACAGCTATCATCACACTTAACAgtgaaagattgaatgcttttgccctgaaatcaggaacaacacaaggatgTCCAATTTCAGTTCTATTCAGCACTGTATTGGAGTTTCTACCCAGGGaaactaggcaagaaaaaaatagaaaaggcattcaaattgaaaaagaagtaaaactatcttatTTGCAAACAAGATGATCctgcatatagaaaatcctaaggaatccacacacaaaaaactattagacTAACAAATGAGTtcaacaaggttgcaggataaaagatcaatacacaaaaatcaatcatattcTCTACATTagcaatgaataatccaaaatgaaattaagaaaacaattcccctcacaaaagcatcaaaaagaataagataccaaggaataaacataacaaaagaagtgcaagacctatacagtggaaaataaaaaatattgctgaaagaaattaaagatctaaacaaatggaaagacatcctatgttcatggTTTGCAATATTTAATACTGTTAAGATGGccatactccccaaattgatcaaAGGATTCAACACAATCTGACAAActgaccctaaaattcatatggaaatgcaagggacccagaatagtcaaaacaatctcgaaaaagaacaaagttggaagactcgcacttcctgatttcaaaaaataACAGAGCTACAGTCATCAAGGTAGTGTGCTACTGGCGTAAGGACAGACATACATCAAAGGAATAGAACTGAGAATCCTAAACATACCCTCTTATATTTATactcaactgatttttaaaaaagttaccaAAACAATgtagaaagaatagtcttttcaactagtggatatccacatgcgaaagaatgaagttggacccctccctcacaccatataccaaaattaattaaaaactgaTCATACGCTGGAGGTATGggtgcagggggtggggtggggagctcAGCAGCgtctggggaaggggcaggaggccTGCTGCAAAGGTGCTGATGAAGCAGCCCAAACAGCAGGCCAAGGAAATGGATGAGGACGATAAGGCACTCGAGCAGGAACAAAAAGAGGAGCGTAAGAAATTCGAGGAGCTGAAAGCAACGGCCAAGCAGAAGGCCCCCATGGCCACAGCTGGAACTAAGAAATCTGGCAAGAAGTAAGCTGTTCCTTGTGCCTGGGCGATGGTGATCCCCAACTCCACTCCTGTTTAAACATCTGGAGTCCCCGCCATTACATATGTTGCCACCTGCAGCTAGAATGAAGTGTTGTCTGGGAGCCTGTTGTACATTTAAGAATAAACtttagtagaaaagaaaaaaatcatacagtGGCCCATCTCCTCTTTAATTCTTCTCATTCAGCCATTTCTACTTGAGTGTGAGGTCAGAGTGAACCCGGCTCAGAATCTTGCCAAAGTCTGCTCTTCAGTCTTTATTCTACCCTGAATTCTGTACCACTGAGAATTAAACCTActcacttgggggaaaaaaaggttgatcatagatctaaatgtcgGAGATAAGGCTATAACAAAATTCTCAGAAGAAACATAGAGTAAATTTTCATGATCTAAggttaggcaatgatttcttagataggaTACTAAAAtcacaagcaacaacaacaaaaaagataaactagacttcatgaaaattaaaagccTCTGttcttcaaaggacaccatcaagaatataaaaaagaaaatctacagaatgagagaaaatatttagcaacatttaaaatatcattattactattattctattttaaagataaaaagtatTCTAATATCTTAGCAGTATTTTAGTAAATATCATATAGTTCATAAGGGactatatccagaatatattaaaaaacaggtacaactcaacaataaaatgacaaacaacctaatttttaaacgggcaaaagatttgtatacatatttctccaaagaagaaaaatgagtggCCAAAGAGTATACGAAAAGACGCTCAATATCCTTAAttcctagggaaatgcaaatcaaaaccacaatgagacaccacttcacatccactaggttggcaaaaataaaagagacagacaaCCACAGgcgctggagaggatgtggagatgTGGGAATCCTCACtaactgctggtaggaatgtaaaacagtggaacactttggaaaacagtctggcagtccTCAAACCGTTAAAACATGGAGTTACCAcgtaacccagcaattccactcctaggtatgtacctgagagaaatgaaaacataggcccacacaaaaacttgtacatgaatcatagcagcattactcataatagccaaaaagtggaaacaacccaaatgtccaaatGATAAACGGATAAACAAAAGGCCATATACCTCTACAACGGAATATAAAAGGACAGAAGTACTAATACAGGCTACAAGACGAACGAACCctgaaaatgttatgctaagtgaaagaagccagtcacaaggacaacatattgcatgatttcatttatatgaaacgtccagatTTTGCAAATtacatagatgcaaagaaagaaaagccaggcatttttttattcaacattaaACACCACTAAGAAAATGCTAGTTATAAATAAGTCAAGGCCCTGGTAAAATGCCATACCTTGCCACATTGCTTGTAGGAAATCCCCTTTTGGTTGCAGTACTCATAGATGAGGGCCGCACCTTGCACACATAATCTAGCTTTCAGAGACTCAGGTTTATAATAAATTCCACTATGTATGACACCACTGTTGTGTCCAGTCTGGTGAACAGCTACAGAACGAGAGAAACAGGGTAAGAGAAAGGACATGACTCA from Equus asinus isolate D_3611 breed Donkey chromosome 2, EquAss-T2T_v2, whole genome shotgun sequence includes these protein-coding regions:
- the LOC123283134 gene encoding translation machinery-associated protein 7-like: MKQPKQQAKEMDEDDKALEQEQKEERKKFEELKATAKQKAPMATAGTKKSGKK